One Thermococcus eurythermalis DNA segment encodes these proteins:
- a CDS encoding SPASM domain-containing protein: MEKAVCAGSAGEVFQSQSVVSVAKPPWSNKTSNGKLERLILQLGAGKGKFSEVEGIPRSIGCIGNNRFILRREPLSIERMKEILLEFRKLGGKEVWLTNYDNVETLLALSVFASELEFPEVYAVVLFDDLDKVTPVEGVNFIAELSYPEHTLDELSAYPWLHGALIMVAPEDFRTGLLSGSFRGEVYVDVLFPGSARRLNFNVIELRRIYNPSAEKYHDCLSGTVAVTADGYVLPCPLLRNYVAGDLTRMTLKETLRKKRLRSFWRMTKDNIPTCATCPFKYICHDCRALEYQATGEIDGMEYCLISL; the protein is encoded by the coding sequence ATGGAGAAGGCCGTTTGTGCTGGTTCGGCTGGCGAGGTTTTTCAGTCCCAGTCTGTGGTGAGCGTCGCGAAGCCTCCTTGGTCGAATAAAACCAGCAACGGAAAGCTTGAGAGGCTCATACTCCAGCTCGGCGCGGGTAAGGGAAAGTTCTCCGAGGTTGAGGGCATCCCCCGTTCAATCGGCTGCATTGGCAACAACAGGTTCATTCTCCGCAGGGAGCCGCTGAGCATTGAGAGAATGAAAGAGATACTCCTTGAGTTCCGGAAGTTGGGCGGAAAAGAAGTGTGGCTTACCAACTACGACAACGTTGAGACGCTCCTTGCCCTCTCGGTGTTCGCGAGCGAGCTTGAGTTCCCTGAGGTCTACGCGGTTGTCCTCTTTGATGACCTCGACAAGGTTACCCCGGTTGAGGGCGTCAACTTCATCGCGGAGCTCAGCTACCCAGAGCACACCCTCGATGAGCTCTCGGCTTACCCCTGGCTCCACGGCGCCCTCATAATGGTGGCCCCTGAAGACTTCCGCACCGGGCTGCTCTCAGGCAGTTTCAGAGGCGAAGTCTACGTTGACGTCCTCTTCCCGGGTTCGGCCAGGAGGCTCAACTTCAACGTCATTGAGCTCCGCAGGATATACAACCCCAGTGCGGAGAAGTACCACGACTGCCTCTCCGGAACCGTCGCGGTCACCGCTGACGGCTACGTTCTGCCCTGCCCGCTCCTGAGGAACTACGTCGCAGGCGACCTTACCAGAATGACACTCAAGGAGACTTTGAGGAAAAAGAGGCTTAGGTCGTTCTGGAGAATGACGAAGGACAACATACCCACCTGCGCCACATGTCCGTTCAAATACATCTGCCACGACTGCAGGGCCCTTGAGTATCAGGCGACGGGCGAGATAGACGGCATGGAGTACTGCCTGATATCCCTCTAA
- a CDS encoding molybdenum cofactor biosynthesis protein MoaE, protein MKVKLTKEPFSVDEAISLLRIPESGAYVVFLGQVRNESHGRRVEKLIYEAYPEMAEAEMERIRKEALEKFPILDMLIWHRYGELPVGEDTILIVASAKHRKEAFEACSWALDEVKKRVPVWKKEVTDEGTFWIEGDRQVPV, encoded by the coding sequence ATGAAAGTCAAGCTGACAAAGGAGCCCTTCAGCGTTGATGAAGCGATAAGCCTTCTCCGTATCCCTGAGAGCGGGGCGTACGTGGTCTTTCTAGGTCAGGTCAGGAACGAGAGCCACGGCAGGAGGGTTGAGAAGCTCATTTACGAGGCCTATCCTGAGATGGCCGAGGCCGAGATGGAGAGGATAAGAAAGGAGGCCCTTGAGAAGTTTCCGATTCTGGACATGCTCATATGGCACCGCTACGGCGAGCTCCCGGTTGGGGAAGACACAATACTCATAGTGGCCAGTGCAAAGCACAGGAAGGAGGCCTTTGAGGCCTGCTCCTGGGCGCTGGACGAGGTCAAAAAGAGGGTTCCGGTGTGGAAGAAGGAAGTGACAGATGAGGGCACGTTCTGGATTGAGGGAGACAGGCAGGTTCCAGTCTGA
- a CDS encoding ThiF family adenylyltransferase encodes MLSERELERYDRQIMIFGTEGQEKLKRAKVAVVGVGGLGSPVAYYLAAAGVGTLLLIDEQEPELSNLNRQILHWEEDVARNPKPLSAKWKLERFNSDIKIETFVGRLSEDNVDEVLEGVDVIVDCLDNFETRFLLDEYSQRKGIPLVHGAVEGTFGQVTTIVPGKTKSLREIFPSVKEKSGKFPIIGATAGVIGSIQAMEVIKLLTGVGEPLLNRLLLVDLAYNNFDVVELR; translated from the coding sequence ATGCTGAGCGAGAGGGAGCTGGAGAGGTACGACAGACAGATAATGATTTTTGGAACGGAGGGACAGGAGAAGCTCAAACGGGCGAAGGTCGCGGTGGTTGGCGTCGGCGGTCTCGGAAGCCCTGTGGCCTACTACCTGGCCGCCGCGGGGGTGGGAACACTCCTCCTGATAGACGAGCAGGAGCCCGAGCTCAGCAACCTCAACAGGCAGATACTCCACTGGGAAGAGGACGTGGCGAGGAACCCGAAGCCCCTCTCCGCGAAGTGGAAGCTGGAGCGTTTCAACTCCGATATAAAAATCGAGACATTCGTGGGGAGGCTGAGTGAGGATAACGTTGACGAAGTCCTTGAGGGGGTCGATGTAATCGTTGACTGCCTCGACAACTTTGAGACCCGCTTCCTGCTCGATGAGTACTCCCAGAGAAAGGGCATTCCCCTCGTCCACGGTGCCGTCGAGGGGACTTTTGGCCAGGTGACGACAATAGTCCCCGGAAAAACAAAGAGCCTGCGCGAGATTTTCCCCAGTGTGAAAGAAAAAAGCGGGAAGTTCCCGATAATCGGGGCCACCGCCGGCGTCATTGGTTCAATACAGGCGATGGAGGTCATAAAGCTCCTGACCGGGGTCGGTGAGCCCCTTCTCAACAGGCTCCTGCTGGTTGACCTGGCCTACAACAACTTTGACGTCGTTGAGCTCAGGTAG
- a CDS encoding ubiquitin-like small modifier protein 1, with protein MRVKVRYFARYRSLVGKSEEELEVPDGITIRELIEILKERHPVLKNEVFAEDDDLADVNVSLNGRYARFDEVLRDGDAVALFPPVSGG; from the coding sequence ATGAGGGTCAAGGTGAGGTATTTTGCCCGCTACCGCTCCCTCGTTGGTAAGAGTGAGGAGGAGCTTGAGGTTCCCGATGGAATAACGATAAGAGAGCTGATAGAAATCCTCAAGGAGAGGCACCCGGTTCTGAAGAACGAGGTTTTTGCCGAGGACGACGACTTAGCTGACGTCAACGTCTCCCTGAACGGCCGCTATGCCCGCTTTGATGAGGTTCTCCGGGACGGTGATGCCGTGGCGCTCTTCCCGCCGGTGAGTGGTGGTTGA
- a CDS encoding CDP-2,3-bis-(O-geranylgeranyl)-sn-glycerol synthase, producing the protein MGLESVFWAFWYILPAYFANASPVLVGGGPPIDGGRKWRDGRRILGDGKTWRGFIGGVAIGTLVGVVQYFITPGFYGDLPTAVKLAFLLSFGALFGDLVGSFIKRRANLPRGAPAIGLDQLGFLISALAFAYPVKTLSSGQIIFLLVFSPFIHWGANYFAYKMGWKSVPW; encoded by the coding sequence ATGGGGCTGGAATCCGTGTTCTGGGCGTTCTGGTACATCCTTCCCGCCTACTTTGCCAACGCCTCCCCGGTTCTCGTGGGGGGAGGGCCGCCCATAGACGGCGGGCGAAAGTGGAGGGACGGACGGAGGATTCTTGGAGATGGAAAGACCTGGCGGGGCTTCATCGGTGGAGTTGCCATTGGGACCCTCGTTGGTGTAGTCCAGTACTTCATAACCCCTGGGTTCTACGGAGACCTTCCGACGGCGGTAAAGCTCGCGTTCCTGCTTTCATTCGGTGCGCTCTTTGGTGACCTCGTTGGGAGCTTCATCAAGAGGCGCGCAAACCTCCCGCGCGGTGCTCCGGCCATAGGCCTCGACCAGCTCGGTTTCCTGATAAGCGCCCTTGCCTTCGCCTATCCTGTTAAGACTCTCTCCAGCGGGCAGATTATCTTCCTCCTCGTATTTTCGCCCTTCATCCACTGGGGCGCCAACTACTTTGCCTACAAAATGGGCTGGAAGAGCGTCCCTTGGTGA
- a CDS encoding LEA type 2 family protein, producing the protein MIKKLVAIVLLALLLWGAYVSYTLLSSPPKLSARWGTVTETNTELIIEGEWNRPLLLPVSLENTTMGFMGIPIARTERVELSGENALIALSIDNQNLISALFKYLENGQSGTFEVSFKGTALKVIPLRFSVTRNVGMDVFKTFNFTSESKPVLGGLAYTPALLETKVTRVEEKDGKGTLIADMRLYNPNSFPIPLSNLTFDVYANDVKIGTGYLLKPTTIPAKDYATVRTTIELDKSALARAWALHVKNGERSTIEVQMGVSVSLLGKNLKIPLKTEKRYLETHIIEDINGALAGLVRG; encoded by the coding sequence ATGATAAAGAAGCTCGTTGCAATAGTGCTCCTCGCGTTGCTCCTATGGGGGGCTTATGTCTCGTACACACTCCTCAGCTCGCCACCAAAGCTCAGCGCCCGCTGGGGCACAGTGACCGAGACAAACACGGAGCTGATAATCGAGGGTGAATGGAACCGGCCCCTTCTCCTGCCGGTTTCACTGGAGAACACCACAATGGGCTTTATGGGAATACCCATCGCCAGGACGGAACGGGTTGAGCTCTCTGGAGAGAACGCACTCATCGCCCTCAGCATAGACAACCAGAACCTGATCAGCGCGCTTTTCAAGTACCTTGAGAACGGACAGAGCGGAACTTTTGAAGTTTCCTTCAAGGGGACGGCCCTGAAAGTAATCCCCTTGAGGTTCAGCGTGACCCGAAACGTCGGTATGGACGTCTTCAAGACCTTCAACTTCACCTCCGAGAGCAAGCCTGTGCTCGGGGGCCTCGCGTACACGCCCGCACTCCTCGAGACCAAAGTCACCAGGGTGGAAGAGAAGGACGGTAAGGGAACGTTAATCGCCGACATGAGGCTCTACAACCCCAACTCGTTCCCAATCCCGCTCTCAAACCTGACGTTTGATGTGTACGCGAATGATGTAAAGATTGGAACCGGGTACCTCCTTAAGCCCACTACAATTCCGGCCAAGGACTACGCGACCGTCAGGACGACAATAGAGCTCGATAAGAGCGCACTGGCCAGGGCCTGGGCTCTTCACGTGAAGAACGGCGAAAGGAGCACCATAGAAGTCCAGATGGGGGTCTCAGTGAGCCTGCTGGGTAAAAACCTCAAGATACCCCTCAAAACCGAGAAAAGGTACCTCGAGACCCACATAATAGAGGACATCAACGGGGCACTGGCAGGGCTCGTGCGGGGGTGA
- a CDS encoding DUF3201 domain-containing protein, whose product MNVKEIHEFLNRIWNDIFTLNEELKVELPKEGFKVEDVEEVFGAYIFLDGEWVRMDYPHPAFEVKPQIEVGATPESYYFVVAVPKERINEGFLEAFLELFPRSFIYGSEDFLSDVHNWRRGEASPEEILRRIEESREKVFQFEANFESAGELKKGLLKLIEAGKRFEIFDL is encoded by the coding sequence ATGAACGTTAAGGAAATCCACGAGTTCCTCAACAGAATCTGGAACGACATCTTCACGCTCAACGAGGAGCTCAAGGTCGAGCTCCCAAAAGAAGGGTTCAAAGTGGAGGACGTGGAGGAGGTCTTTGGAGCGTACATATTCCTCGACGGCGAGTGGGTTAGAATGGACTACCCCCACCCGGCTTTTGAGGTGAAGCCGCAAATCGAAGTCGGGGCGACGCCGGAGAGCTACTACTTCGTGGTTGCAGTTCCAAAGGAGAGAATAAACGAGGGCTTCCTGGAGGCGTTCCTTGAGCTCTTCCCGAGGAGCTTCATCTACGGGAGCGAGGACTTCCTGAGCGACGTCCACAACTGGAGAAGAGGGGAGGCGTCGCCTGAGGAAATCCTTAGAAGAATCGAGGAGAGCCGTGAGAAGGTCTTCCAGTTTGAGGCGAACTTTGAGAGCGCCGGAGAGCTGAAGAAAGGGCTTTTGAAGCTCATTGAAGCCGGAAAGCGCTTTGAAATCTTTGACCTGTGA
- a CDS encoding RsmB/NOP family class I SAM-dependent RNA methyltransferase, translating into MSPEEAFPAELREYYRKLFGSEAEEIMASLRTPVEKYYIRVNTLKTSREKLMRILRREGLKPKRSPYLKEGIYFEREGPNFPDDYKPGLPVVKANKFASESVYQGAHLYAPGVLQADRNIKPGDEVEIRDPRGLLVGIGIARMSAKEMVVSTRGLAVEVTLPKFKLPSLNELESFKEGLFYAQSLPSMVVAHVLEPSEEELIIDMAAAPGGKTSHIAQLLQNRGEIIAIDKSRNRLKKMEEELNRLGVKNVKLIRMDARKLPELGLQADKILLDAPCTALGIRPKLWESRTPKDIEATARYQRAFIWAAIKSLRRGGVLVYSTCTLSYEENEANVKFMLEKGLKLEEQAVFIGSEGIEMEEVQRFYPNRHLTQGFFIARLRKV; encoded by the coding sequence ATGAGCCCGGAGGAAGCGTTTCCAGCGGAGCTCAGGGAGTACTACCGGAAGCTCTTCGGGAGCGAGGCAGAGGAGATAATGGCGTCGCTCAGGACTCCCGTCGAGAAGTATTATATCCGCGTCAACACCCTCAAGACGAGCAGGGAAAAGCTGATGAGAATCCTCAGGCGCGAGGGCCTGAAGCCGAAGAGGAGCCCCTACCTAAAGGAGGGCATCTACTTCGAGAGGGAGGGCCCGAACTTCCCCGACGACTACAAACCGGGCCTGCCGGTGGTGAAGGCAAACAAGTTCGCGAGCGAGAGCGTCTACCAGGGGGCACACCTCTACGCCCCCGGAGTCCTGCAGGCGGACAGGAACATAAAGCCCGGCGACGAGGTCGAGATACGCGACCCAAGGGGCCTGCTCGTCGGGATTGGAATAGCCAGAATGAGCGCAAAGGAGATGGTCGTCTCGACGAGGGGCCTGGCAGTCGAGGTCACCCTGCCCAAGTTCAAGCTCCCGAGCCTGAACGAGCTGGAGTCCTTCAAGGAGGGCCTCTTCTACGCCCAGAGCCTTCCCTCTATGGTGGTGGCCCACGTCCTTGAGCCGAGCGAGGAGGAGCTGATAATAGACATGGCCGCCGCCCCCGGCGGAAAGACGAGCCACATCGCCCAGCTCCTCCAGAACAGGGGGGAGATAATCGCCATAGACAAGTCGAGGAACCGGCTGAAGAAAATGGAGGAGGAGCTCAACAGGCTCGGTGTGAAGAACGTCAAGCTTATCCGAATGGACGCGAGGAAGTTACCGGAGCTCGGTCTCCAGGCAGATAAGATACTCCTCGACGCCCCGTGCACCGCCCTCGGCATAAGGCCAAAGCTCTGGGAGAGCAGGACGCCGAAGGACATCGAGGCGACGGCCCGTTACCAGAGGGCCTTTATCTGGGCTGCAATAAAGTCTCTCCGCAGAGGGGGAGTCCTCGTATACTCCACCTGCACGCTGAGCTACGAGGAGAACGAGGCCAACGTGAAGTTCATGCTGGAGAAGGGACTCAAGCTTGAGGAGCAGGCGGTCTTCATAGGCTCTGAGGGAATTGAAATGGAGGAAGTCCAGCGCTTTTACCCAAACAGACACCTGACGCAGGGCTTCTTCATTGCAAGGCTCAGGAAGGTGTGA
- a CDS encoding lysylphosphatidylglycerol synthase transmembrane domain-containing protein, with translation MDWKKAGLMGFGVLIIGLLLWWAGIRDVIELLGRVKPDYFLLAVLMYIIGLLTWGLRWKVLLDAIGVRTGFRKVLLALLSGIFVNNVTPGARGGGEPVRTYFLAKEIQKPYGQVFATVMMDRILDIIPVVVMLALSTAYVYRLGSISLTIILVLLDIAFAGLILFTLGILLSEKKTKGALYWFFRLFERLAPQKAEDYRDRFKKTVEEDVPRFQSDFRFLMRHKGAFLLALAYSTASWLTVVLRTYYVFRAINYPVSLVDVMVVQMVGMVIGMVSVIPGGAGIIESVNSAVYILLGISKEVAVTATLLDRLIYYWVPTAVGALATAHLGTKIKRKV, from the coding sequence ATGGACTGGAAGAAAGCCGGACTCATGGGCTTTGGAGTCCTCATCATTGGCCTCCTGCTGTGGTGGGCAGGAATACGGGACGTCATTGAGCTCCTGGGCCGGGTTAAGCCGGACTACTTCCTCCTGGCAGTTCTTATGTACATCATCGGGCTCCTCACGTGGGGCCTGCGCTGGAAGGTTCTCCTCGACGCCATCGGTGTGAGGACGGGCTTCAGGAAAGTGCTCCTCGCCCTGCTTTCCGGTATATTCGTCAACAACGTCACCCCTGGGGCGAGGGGCGGTGGCGAGCCCGTCAGGACTTATTTCCTCGCGAAAGAAATCCAGAAGCCCTACGGCCAGGTCTTCGCGACTGTTATGATGGACAGAATCCTCGACATTATTCCCGTTGTGGTGATGCTGGCCCTTTCAACCGCCTACGTCTACAGGCTCGGCTCCATCTCGCTCACCATTATACTCGTCCTCCTCGACATTGCCTTTGCGGGCCTTATACTCTTCACCCTTGGAATCCTGCTGAGCGAAAAGAAGACAAAGGGTGCCCTCTACTGGTTTTTCAGGCTCTTTGAGAGGCTCGCCCCCCAGAAGGCGGAAGACTACCGGGACAGGTTTAAGAAGACCGTTGAAGAAGACGTCCCGAGGTTTCAGAGCGACTTCCGCTTTTTGATGAGGCACAAGGGGGCCTTCCTGCTTGCCCTGGCTTACTCAACCGCCTCCTGGCTCACGGTCGTCCTCAGGACGTACTACGTTTTCAGGGCAATCAACTACCCTGTCTCACTGGTTGACGTCATGGTAGTCCAGATGGTGGGAATGGTCATAGGCATGGTGAGCGTGATTCCGGGGGGAGCCGGAATCATAGAGAGCGTAAACTCCGCGGTCTATATTCTTCTAGGGATAAGCAAGGAAGTCGCCGTCACGGCGACGCTTCTGGACAGGCTGATTTACTACTGGGTTCCAACCGCAGTGGGGGCTCTGGCGACTGCCCACCTCGGGACAAAGATAAAGAGAAAAGTTTAA
- a CDS encoding NAD(+) kinase codes for MKFGVVARRDKAEALKLAYRVYDFLKVSGYDVVVDEDTYRYLREFDESDILPLEDFDVDFIIAIGGDGTILRVEHKTKKEIPILGINMGTLGFLTEVEPHETFFALSKLLEGDYFIDERIKLRTYIDGEASVPDALNEAAILTGIPGKIIHLKYYIDGGLADEIRADGLIVSTPTGSTGYAMSAGGPFIDPRLSVTVIAPLAPLALSSRPMVIPAESRIDIRNMTITREILLAIDGQFYTYLPPETEITIKLSPRRARFVRFTEEIYPKYTMRLKKRF; via the coding sequence ATGAAGTTCGGAGTTGTTGCCCGCCGGGATAAGGCAGAGGCTTTGAAGCTGGCTTATAGAGTCTACGACTTCCTCAAGGTCAGCGGCTACGATGTGGTGGTTGATGAGGACACATACAGATACCTGAGGGAGTTCGACGAGTCGGACATTCTCCCCCTGGAGGACTTCGACGTGGACTTCATAATAGCCATAGGCGGCGACGGGACCATCTTGAGGGTGGAGCACAAGACCAAGAAGGAAATCCCAATCCTCGGGATTAACATGGGGACACTCGGGTTTCTCACGGAAGTCGAGCCCCACGAGACGTTCTTCGCCCTCAGCAAGCTCCTAGAGGGGGACTACTTCATAGACGAGCGCATAAAGCTGAGGACTTATATTGACGGGGAGGCCAGCGTGCCGGACGCCCTCAACGAGGCGGCTATTCTAACCGGAATCCCCGGAAAGATAATCCACCTCAAGTACTACATCGACGGCGGGCTTGCGGACGAAATCCGCGCGGACGGGCTCATAGTCTCGACGCCAACCGGGTCCACGGGCTACGCCATGAGCGCCGGCGGGCCGTTTATTGACCCCAGGCTCAGCGTCACGGTCATAGCCCCTCTCGCACCCCTGGCGCTCAGCTCAAGGCCGATGGTAATCCCGGCGGAGAGCAGGATAGACATCAGAAACATGACGATAACGAGGGAAATCCTGCTCGCCATAGACGGCCAGTTCTACACCTACCTGCCCCCCGAGACCGAGATAACGATAAAGCTCTCCCCCAGGAGGGCCAGGTTCGTGCGCTTCACTGAAGAGATATATCCCAAATACACGATGAGGCTCAAAAAGAGGTTTTAA
- a CDS encoding DUF835 domain-containing protein, which yields MELIVPFYVLVIDIILFLAIGYVLAFMVKRLGKYRSEIDTLVRYSVIFLGIAELGRVADLIDDFCCVEPAWYFELFAYSISIVGVIYAIVHYIKLVESSYIPRPPSLYKKSSFGAHVVFSKTRFLDVMELLKGADFPVLAVTRSPNMYKGFENVSTVWVTQISEGINPTALHVLQDVIIRFVRDNPSSVVLIDCVEYLLLYNDFKAVFKFLTNLKDYVVFQHGAGLIIFVDDSVLSEQEKALFLKEFEPL from the coding sequence ATGGAGCTGATAGTTCCCTTCTACGTTCTGGTAATTGATATAATTCTGTTCCTGGCTATCGGATACGTGCTTGCCTTCATGGTGAAGCGTTTGGGTAAATATAGGTCTGAGATTGACACACTTGTGAGGTACTCGGTTATTTTCCTCGGGATAGCTGAGCTCGGCCGCGTTGCTGATTTGATTGATGACTTCTGCTGTGTGGAGCCTGCTTGGTATTTTGAGCTGTTTGCGTACTCAATTTCGATAGTTGGGGTAATCTACGCGATAGTCCATTACATCAAACTCGTGGAGAGCAGCTATATCCCCCGTCCCCCTTCCCTCTACAAAAAATCCTCCTTTGGGGCCCACGTGGTCTTTTCCAAGACCCGCTTTCTTGACGTTATGGAGCTCCTAAAGGGTGCCGACTTCCCAGTCTTGGCCGTTACACGGTCGCCTAACATGTACAAAGGCTTTGAGAACGTTTCGACGGTGTGGGTGACTCAGATCTCGGAGGGCATCAACCCGACGGCACTCCACGTACTTCAGGACGTTATCATCCGCTTTGTCAGGGACAATCCCAGTTCCGTTGTTTTGATTGACTGTGTAGAGTATCTACTCCTCTACAACGACTTCAAGGCGGTCTTTAAGTTCCTGACAAACCTCAAGGACTACGTGGTCTTTCAGCATGGGGCTGGTCTAATAATCTTTGTTGATGACTCTGTGCTGAGTGAACAGGAAAAGGCTCTCTTTCTCAAGGAGTTTGAGCCCCTTTAA
- a CDS encoding bifunctional N(6)-L-threonylcarbamoyladenine synthase/serine/threonine protein kinase has protein sequence MIALGIEGTAHTLGIGIVTEKEVLANVFDTLTTEKGGIHPKEAAEHHARLLKPLLMKALKTAGITMEDVDVIAFSQGPGLGPALRVVATAARALAIKYNKPIVGVNHCIAHVEITKMFGVKDPVGLYVSGGNTQVLALEGGRYRVFGETLDIGIGNAIDTFARELGIGFPGGPKIEKLALKGRRYVELPYAVKGMDLSFSGILTEAVRKYRTGKYRVEDLAYSFQETAFAALVEVTERAVAHTGKDEVVLVGGVAANNRLREMLKIMAQDRGVKFFVPPYDLCRDNGAMIAYTGLRMFKAGIRFSLGETVVKQKFRTDEVEVIWS, from the coding sequence ATGATTGCACTCGGCATAGAGGGCACCGCCCACACGCTCGGCATAGGCATTGTCACTGAGAAGGAAGTTCTGGCCAACGTATTTGATACCCTCACGACCGAGAAGGGCGGAATCCACCCGAAGGAGGCCGCTGAGCACCACGCCAGGCTTTTGAAGCCCCTCCTCATGAAGGCCCTCAAGACTGCTGGAATAACGATGGAGGACGTTGACGTTATCGCCTTCTCCCAGGGGCCCGGCCTCGGGCCTGCTCTCCGCGTTGTTGCAACAGCCGCCAGGGCCCTGGCGATAAAGTACAACAAGCCGATTGTTGGTGTGAACCACTGCATAGCCCACGTCGAGATAACCAAGATGTTCGGCGTTAAAGACCCCGTTGGCCTCTACGTGAGCGGCGGAAACACGCAGGTTTTAGCCTTAGAAGGCGGCCGCTACCGCGTCTTCGGCGAGACCCTCGACATTGGGATAGGCAACGCGATAGACACCTTCGCGCGTGAACTCGGCATCGGCTTCCCCGGTGGCCCTAAGATTGAGAAGCTTGCTCTCAAGGGCAGGCGCTACGTAGAGCTCCCCTATGCTGTAAAGGGAATGGATTTGAGCTTTTCGGGGATTCTGACCGAGGCAGTTAGGAAGTACCGCACCGGGAAGTACCGCGTCGAGGATTTGGCCTACTCCTTCCAGGAGACTGCCTTTGCGGCGCTCGTTGAGGTCACCGAGAGGGCCGTTGCGCACACCGGAAAAGATGAAGTCGTCCTCGTTGGCGGCGTCGCGGCGAACAACAGGCTGAGGGAGATGCTCAAAATCATGGCCCAGGACAGGGGGGTTAAGTTCTTCGTCCCGCCCTACGACCTGTGCAGGGACAACGGCGCGATGATAGCGTACACCGGGCTGAGGATGTTTAAGGCTGGAATCAGGTTCTCCCTTGGAGAGACCGTCGTGAAGCAGAAGTTTAGAACCGATGAGGTGGAAGTTATATGGAGCTGA
- a CDS encoding flavin reductase family protein, which translates to MNPYRLLYPMRTYLVVVGRGEEANVMAADWVTILSAKPLMVGVAIAPRRYTWKLVKKYREFVISVPSLDMLDDVWIAGTKHGPEKLKEMNVTLVPSKAIETPSIKEALANLECRVVDERDYGDHTWFVGEVVGSSYQEHAFKDGKPDLEAGFLAHAAWTDFVTFEKRIYRPGRDSKP; encoded by the coding sequence ATGAATCCGTACAGGCTCCTCTACCCGATGAGGACTTATCTCGTCGTGGTTGGGAGGGGTGAGGAAGCGAACGTTATGGCGGCTGACTGGGTCACGATACTCTCTGCGAAGCCGTTGATGGTCGGCGTTGCCATAGCGCCCCGGAGGTACACCTGGAAGCTCGTCAAGAAGTACCGGGAGTTCGTGATAAGCGTTCCCAGCCTTGACATGCTCGATGACGTCTGGATAGCGGGCACGAAGCACGGCCCGGAGAAGCTTAAGGAGATGAACGTGACCCTTGTTCCGTCCAAGGCCATTGAAACGCCGAGCATAAAGGAGGCCCTCGCGAACCTGGAGTGCAGGGTTGTTGACGAGAGGGACTACGGCGACCACACGTGGTTCGTTGGCGAGGTTGTCGGGAGCTCCTACCAGGAGCACGCGTTTAAGGACGGCAAGCCTGATCTTGAGGCAGGCTTCCTTGCCCACGCCGCCTGGACTGATTTTGTAACGTTTGAGAAGAGGATTTACCGTCCTGGAAGAGACTCCAAGCCGTAG